A single window of Toxotes jaculatrix isolate fToxJac2 chromosome 4, fToxJac2.pri, whole genome shotgun sequence DNA harbors:
- the LOC121180887 gene encoding FERM and PDZ domain-containing protein 1 codes for MEAQDRSRSPSRRTSRVEQVVGRWLRRSRDLGSRSHSLSRDRVAADGKTAESSGADQRNYPFRFNVQIPRDPTLNSHGLTLSSQAPILVQEVTPGGPADGRLVPGDQLVKINNVAADDLTPEQAAEIIRECQDTLTMTVLRTMLGPKSSFITPEKRAKLRSNPVKVRFAEEVEVNGHSQGNSLLFLPNVLKVYLENGQTKAFKFEPSTTVKDIVMTLKEKLSLSRIEHFSLVLEQQHSISKLLLLHDEERIQQVVQKKEAHDYRCLFRVCFMPKNFQTLLQEDPTAFEYLYLQGVNDVLQERFAVEMRCNTALRLAALHIQERLASCGLSPKTNLKIITKTWGIENFVSSTLLRNMREKDLRKAIGYHMKKSQSQHDPKQKGLSVDQTRINYLEELGDLKSFGGKSFSATMMLQDRESMVTLLVGAQYGVSQVVNHKLSILSALTEFTSITRIELLPESEKVSLVKIYLQDIKPITLLLESVAAKDMSCLIAGYCRVFVDPNLNIFPWIDEFKKHRVSAEEGYVSRCGSDSDDSSDLDMEPLVALVSLNEKPCPRVRSSSDPDGRKRKDRDRSRNKDDKEKLEKSWENKKQKEEKDADTEKEKSPPDKNREDKNEDSKHKAETDPAQDGGQIQIEITNNGSREQEKMRAEGKIVGGEKAQAAEEQPSISEASDSCHSDSRVLTSPSSDSLDALEEDDLLACSSSSSHPNAPSQIHPHIYPPPCRPAQSHLLAPPPAHSHPLMHFTTQDRGGGGCRRSGDGADPQLTSPVSTSQSLCHTQKCSSNPCSDDSSLCFAELSRLVDFLPSPPEASEDDEDEEEELRRRRRKMLKEMDHLVRRAGETGSVSGEGGFTEYPLSLSPSPPSSHKEFVFNFDQSDARCYYKLCSNITPDSARSLPHPLHHNEGEGWKEVDGHEEKAEGLEPIPILQPPPGFGDSSSDEEFFDARDRFTSPEDPTSGAVPRDICTEMKLDFLSTLSLSDIRVSVTDGEKAEKGEEDKKEEEEGGGRETLFQLRKRSRKRRSFMETDYTSMVSYPEPDPESKGSNRLHKNLVAEASGAQVLSSDPEPSEQTKNPSPTVSSLTHSEGEPAQLESKPILSKARSHGPGSPSGFGSHEQNRDPQASSRARKQEMEMEPDAMESKSVTDLVKAASPTITVVRCRVDPDGKESADRRGDGKEEGEGQEGMDEGKEEEEKEETTVVSGNGPFTSHMFLIAKEEGKGEDKGEERIEEVIEEVSEYSSKRPPIGAERQSGANTPTTCLTDMNKKGSNGFLGSHLTAQELNSYVEEHMLEDVCDKSSPPSYSPPPPPPSSPLPLVPVCNKSQSDCLVREEEGSKTMGTSTRMSLSASEEMSLTKQNYTDKAQLLLEITTTANEDEALGVVSSTVTMSDEGTDSTNSDSVFDDDDVSISLNSTSSDKKDDWSLASEHRVRSISATAGKDESQMINKSRTSTEAHSRIHSVNSDYTRAINSITAKLGAATSITSPTFNSGTRLKSEVTHEDASCSNPIVDKPSSDSTVPSVEAKDTLASPSTVKSNTAMIHDVSKDPPSPTHFLLQTCSPNIMGRLSASTLRGKIQRLPLYLSRSQETLHQAGVGNVAQSPPEDNSSNDVEITIKVTDVHDVTQTIDFETGTTVETVDSDDSDTTVTGSEVDGEFFVETTSAKSFHSGLEVKEVNSLLPVQTEPKPQHQNQLLYSDPIKNTPGPVTEPPASIVNSLQRDTSGLKIDTPGPIKAAPEPNMVTTPGEDIPGYKMSNQSPSIPPPIVVTTQNLNKPGLPFHNQSQKVKWTSRDRPLMGLCRPSEQNSDSTKTLSSGCRVFTICEDPSQTKSPTEVGTTPPLKSEFGCSSVLASGCESLVEGMQVPLDACGCPAVYTNCFSGGDSFDDELTVYEFSCRTQSSGVTQSSGAVLPLMTSPPVPSFISTSSTHSPSFPRSILFSSSTSELSPILSPLSDTSDCFLSQTHKDTISRLGQQRYPEPPAGFQVLRVDVDHLLSILESSGSDRSEAGHGGRHPRDTCPAHFTENKRVLQLEARRLMSGCQKVVGIGQSPEEMLHSLADSFRTLVELAGICLWFSGCDRCDRRNAEAVAGLADVARSFRDFCLAAERASSKRSCQDLSTKLLAKQCTALTASVFCLTQLFRTLTAL; via the exons ATGGAGGCGCAGGACAGGAGCCGCTCGCCATCCCGTAGGACCAGCCGGGTGGAGCAAGTGGTGGGACGATGGCTGAGACGGTCCCGAGACTTAGGCAGCAGGTCTCACTCTCTGAGCAG AGACCGGGTTGCAGCGGACGGGAAGACGGCAGAGTCGAGTGGCGCTGATCAGAGGAATTACCCTTTCCGCTTTAATGTTCAGATTCCACGGGACCCAACCCTCAACTCTCATggcctcactctctcctcccaAGCCCCCATCCTGGTACAGGAAGTCACCCCAG gtggtcCTGCAGATGGTCGGCTCGTCCCTGGCGACCAGCTTGTGAAGATCAATAACGTCGCTGCTGATGACCTGACCCCGGAGCAAGCTGCTGAAATAATCAG gGAGTGTCAAGATACGTTGACAATGACGGTCCTCAGAACAATGCTG GGCCCAAAGTCATCTTTCATCACGCCAGAGAAGAGGGCCAAGCTCAGGTCCAACCCTGTGAAAGTTCGCTTTGCTGAGGAGGTGGAAGTCAATGGACACTCTCAG GGTAACTCGCTGCTCTTCCTGCCTAACGTTCTGAAGGTTTATCTGGAGAACGGGCAGACCAAGGCCTTCAAATTTGAACCCAGCACCACAGTCAAG GACATTGTGATGACACTGAAGGAAAAGCTTTCTCTGAGCCGTATTGAGCATTTCTCCCTggtgctggagcagcagcacagcatcaGCAAACTACTGCTGCTACATGATGAAGAGAGGATACAgcag GTGGTCCAGAAGAAGGAGGCCCATGACTACAGGTGTCTGTTCCGCGTTTGTTTCATGCCCAAAAACTTCCAGACTCTGCTGCAGGAGGATCCCACAGCCTTCGAGTACCTCTACCTGCAG GGGGTGAATGATGTCCTGCAGGAGCGCTTTGCAGTAGAGATGAGGTGTAACACTGCCTTGCGACTCGCTGCCCTGCACATCCAGGAGAGGTTGGCGAGTTGTGGACTGTCACCAAAGACCAACCTGAAGATCATCAC GAAGACCTGGGGCATAGAGAACTTTGTGTCGTCCACATTGTTGAGGAACATGCGAGAGAAAGATCTCAGGAAGGCCATCGGCTACCACATGAAGAAGAGCCAGTCGCAGCACGATCCCAAGCAGAAGGGCCTGTCAGTCGATCAGACACGGATAAACTACCTGGAGGAGCTGGGCGATCTCAAGTCATTTGGAGGGAAATCCTTCAGTGCCACCATGATG CTCCAGGACAGGGAGTCGATGGTGACCCTGCTGGTGGGGGCGCAGTACGGGGTGAGTCAGGTTGTCAACCACAAGCTGAGCATCCTGTCGGCCCTTACAGAGTTCACTAGCATCACACGCATCGAGCTGCTGCCTGAATCAGAGAAGGTCAGCCTGGTCAAAATATACCTGCAGGACATTAAG CCCATCACATTACTGTTGGAGTCCGTGGCAGCCAAAGATATGTCCTGCCTAATAGCAGGGTACTGTCGAGTTTTTGTTGACCCCAACCTCAACATCTTTCCCTGGATAGATGAGTTTAAGAAGCACAGAGTGTCAGCTGAGGAAG GTTACGTGTCCCGGTGTGGCAGCGACTCAGATGACTCCTCAGACCTGGACATGGAACCACTAGTCGCCCTGGTGTCTCTCAACGAGAAGCCCTGCCCTCGCGTCAGATCCTCTTCAGATCCagatggaagaaaaagaaaagacagagacagaagtagaaacaaagatgacaaagaaaagttggagaaatcttgggagaataaaaaacaaaaggaagaaaaggatgctgacactgaaaaggaaaagtCTCCACCAGATAAGAATAGAGAGGATAAGAATGAAGACAGCAAGCACAAGGCGGAGACTGATCCAGCGCAGGATGGTGGACAAATACAAATTGAGATAACAAACAATGGCTCAAGGGAACAGGAAAAAATGAGAGCGGAAGGAAAGATTGTAGGTGGAGAAAAGGCGCAGGCAGCGGAGGAGCAGCCATCCATATCAGAAGCATCAGATTCTTGTCACAGTGACTCTCGTGTCCTCACGAGCCCCTCCAGCGACTCGCTTGATGCTTTGGAGGAAGACGACTTGCTAGCgtgttcctcttcctccagccaCCCCAATGCTCCCTCACAAATTCATCCCCACATCTACCCTCCCCCTTGTAGGCCCGCTCAGTCTCACCTTCTCGCCCCTCCACCAGCTCATTCCCACCCCCTCATGCACTTCACAACTCAGgacaggggaggagggggctgcAGGAGGTCAGGCGACGGAGCCGATCCTCAGCTCACCTCACCTGTCTCCACCTCTCAGAGCCTTTGCCACACCCAGAAGTGTTCAAGTAACCCCTGCTCTGATGACAGCTCCCTGTGTTTCGCTGAACTCTCTCGCCTCGTGGACTTCCTGCCGAGCCCTCCGGAGGCCAGcgaggatgatgaagatgaagaagaggagttgagaaggaggaggaggaaaatgttgAAAGAAATGGACCATTTGGTGAGAAGAGCAGGTGAAACAGGAAGTGTAAGCGGGGAGGGTGGTTTTACAGAATATCCACTCTCCCTTTCCCCatcccccccctcctcccacaaGGAGTTTGTGTTTAACTTTGACCAGAGCGACGCTCGCTGCTATTACAAACTCTGCTCCAACATCACCCCTGACAGCGCTCGCAGCCTTCCTCACCCCCTGCATCATAACGAGGGAGAAGGTTGGAAGGAAGTGGACGGGCATGAGGAGAAGGCTGAAGGCCTGGAACCGATCCCCATCCTCCAGCCGCCACCTGGCTTTGGAGACAGCAGCTCTGACGAAGAGTTTTTTGACGCCAGAGATCGCTTCACATCACCTGAAGACCCAACCTCAGGCGCCGTGCCAAGAG ACATTTGCACAGAGATGAAGCTGGACTTCCTCAGCACACTCAGTCTCAGTGACATCAGAGTCTCtgtgacagatggagagaaagctgaaaaaggagaggaagacaaaaaagaagaggaggaaggaggaggcagagaaacgTTGTTCCAGCTCAGAAAAAGATCTCGCAAGCGTCGTTCCTTCATGGAGACTGATTATACCTCTATGGTGTCATATCCAGAGCCAGATCCAGAATCAAAGGGTTCCAACAGGCTTCATAAAAACCTTGTGGCAGAAGCCAGTGGTGCACAGGTGCTGAGTTCAGATCCTGAACCTTCAGAGCAAACCAAGAATCCCAGCCCTACTGTCTCCTCCCTGACTCACTCTGAAGGGGAGCCGGCTCAGCTCGAGTCAAAACCCATCCTGTCAAAAGCCCGTTCTCATGGACCAGGTTCTCCTTCTGGTTTTGGGTCTCATGAGCAGAATAGAGACCCACAGGCCTCCTCCAGGGCCAGGAAGCAAGAAATGGAGATGGAACCTGATGCAATGGAGTCCAAATCAGTCACAGATCTGGTGAAGGCTGCATCTCCTACCATCACCGTGGTTCGCTGCCGGGTGGATCCAGATGGCAAGGAGAGTGCCGATCGGAGGGGTGATgggaaggaggaaggggagggacaAGAGGGGATGGatgaggggaaagaggaggaagagaaggaggagacaaCAGTTGTGTCAGGGAACGGGCCTTTCACCAGTCATATGTTTTTGATCGCTAAGGAGGAAGGTAAAGGGGAAGACaagggagaagagaggataGAAGAGGTGATAGAAGAGGTGAGTGAGTATAGTTCAAAGCGACCACCCATAGGTGCTGAAAGGCAGTCAGGAGCCAACACACCGACCACGTGTTTGACAGATATGAATAAAAAAGGTAGTAATGGCTTTTTGGGATCTCATCTAACTGCCCAAGAGCTGAACTCATATGTAGAGGAACATATGCTTGAAGATGTGTGTGACAAGTCCAGCCCACCGTCATActcaccaccaccccctccgcCCTCATCCCCTCTACCTCTGGTACCAGTTTGTAACAAATCCCAGAGTGACTGTTTGGTAAGGGAAGAAGAGGGAAGCAAAACCATGGGAACCTCGACCAGAATGTCTTTATCTGCTTCTGAGGAGATGTCacttacaaaacaaaattacacaGACAAAGCACAATTACTTTTAGAGATCACAACCACTGCAAATGAAGATGAAGCACTTGGTGTGGTCAGTTCTACTGTGACTATGAGCGATGAAGGTACCGACAGCACCAACTCTGACAGTGTTTTCGACGATGACGACGTGAGTATTTCCTTAAATTCTACTTCAAGTGACAAGAAGGATGACTGGAGTTTGGCTTCAGAGCATCGCGTCAGATCtatttcagccacagcaggtaAAGATGAGTCACAAATGATTAATAAGTCTCGAACCAGCACTGAAGCTCATTCAAGAATTCATTCAGTTAATTCTGATTATACTCGTGCTATAAACTCTATCACAGCAAAGCTTGGAGCTGCAACTAGCATCACGTCTCCGACATTTAATTCAGGTACCAGATTGAAAAGTGAGGTGACACATGAAGATGCTTCATGCTCGAATCCAATTGTAGATAAACCCAGCAGTGATTCCACCGTACCAAGTGTTGAAGCTAAAGATACGTTAGCTAGTCCCAGTACAGTGAAGTCTAACACAGCCATGATCCATGATGTGTCCAAAGACCCTCCTTCTCCAActcacttcctcctccagaCCTGTTCCCCCAACATCATGGGTCGATTATCTGCCTCAACACTCAGGGGGAAGATTCAAAGGTTGCCTCTTTATTTATCACGTTCCCAGGAAACCCTCCACCAAGCTGGGGTGGGGAATGTGGCCCAGAGTCCTCCTGAGGACAACAGTAGCAACGATGTTGAGATAACCATCAAAGTTACAGACGTTCATGATGTCACACAAACTATAGATTTTGAAACGGGCACCACTGTAGAAACAGTGGATTCAGACGATTCGGATACAACTGTTACAGGATCAGAGGTGGACGGGGAGTTTTTTGTGGAAACAACCTCAGCAAAGAGTTTTCATTCAGGTTTAGAGGTGAAGGAAGTAAACTCTTTATTGCCTGTGCAGACTGAGCCTAAACCCCAACACCAAAATCAGCTTCTCTACTCTGATCCTATCAAGAACACACCAGGACCAGTAACAGAACCTCCAGCCTCCATAGTGAACAGCCTCCAAAGAGATACTTCAGGCCTGAAGATAGACACCCCTGGTCCTATAAAAGCTGCTCCAGAGCCAAATATGGTCACAACACCAGGCGAGGACATTCCAGGTTATAAAATGAGCAATCAATCACCTTCCATTCCCCCTCCCATAGTGGTGACCACACAGAATCTAAATAAGCCAGGGCTTCCTTTTCATAATCAGTCACAGAAAGTAAAATGGACCAGTAGAGACAGGCCTTTGATGGGTCTTTGTAGACCTTCAGAGCAGAATTCAGactcaacaaaaacactttcCTCAGGCTGCAGAGTGTTTACGATCTGTGAGGATCCATCTCAAACAAAGAGTCCAACCGAGGTTGGGACTACCCCACCGTTGAAGTCTGAGTTTGGCTGCAGTTCTGTGCTAGCATCTGGATGTGAGTCACTTGTGGAGGGGATGCAGGTACCACTGGACGCTTGTGGTTGCCCAGCGGTCTATACCAACTGCTTCAGTGGCGGGGACAGCTTTGACGACGAGCTGACGGTCTATGAGTTCTCTTGCCGCACACAGAGCAGTGGTGTGACTCAGTCTTCCGGAGCAGTTCTTCCTCTCATGACCTCTCCACCTGTCCCCTCCTttatctccacctcctccacccactctccctcctttccacgctccatccttttctcctcctctactTCTGAGCTCAGCCCTATCCTCTCACCGCTGTCTGACACCTCtgactgttttctgtcacaaaCGCACAAGGACACTATCAGTCGGTTAGGTCAGCAGCGCTACCCAGAACCCCCAGCAGGTTTCCAAGTACTCCGTGTGGACGTGGACCATCTTCTCTCAATTCTAGAGAGCAGCGGTAGTGACCGATCTGAGGCAGGTCATGGAGGTCGCCACCCGAGGGACACCTGCCCTGCTCACTTTACAGAGAACAAGCGGGTGCTCCAGTTAGAGGCCCGGCGGCTGATGTCAGGCTGCCAGAAGGTGGTGGGGATTGGACAGAGCCCAGAGGAAATGCTCCACTCTCTGGCAGACAGTTTCCGGACCCTGGTGGAGTTGGCCGGTATATGCCTCTGGTTCTCTGGTTGCGACAGGTGTGACCGGAGGAACGCAGAGGCGGTTGCAGGTCTGGCAGATGTGGCCCGCTCATTCAGGGACTTCTGTCTGGCAGCAGAGAGAGCCAGCAGCAAGCGCAGCTGCCAGGACCTGAGCACCAAGCTGCTCGCCAAACAGTGCACTGCACTCACCGCCTCCGTCTTCTGCCTCACTCAGCTGTTCCGCACCCTCACCGCACTATGA